In Electrophorus electricus isolate fEleEle1 chromosome 14, fEleEle1.pri, whole genome shotgun sequence, a single window of DNA contains:
- the prodh2 gene encoding LOW QUALITY PROTEIN: hydroxyproline dehydrogenase (The sequence of the model RefSeq protein was modified relative to this genomic sequence to represent the inferred CDS: deleted 2 bases in 2 codons), which yields MASVLMPHTLRCFLSLRVMGAPPRKLTSERSGFAPIRSQNFRFPVPSAPLTFEDPQAFREKSLWELVRALGVFRLCSFPLLVNHFGKIMSFARTVLGKRGFSMVLRPFVYAQFVAGETEPEIDKSLRKMSSLGLRPMLAVPIEEDLGESTGEQRYDDNLASMLECVRMSHSNSWSKDPMMQLKITALVSPELCVKLTSLMKEQKYDLNFFVKAMDKEVVVTFPGLSESENAHFLRGLCRLNQIGQASINKVRVLVDAEYTYMNTALSVITMAMMKKFNQEDAWIWNTYQCYLKESRDLLLNAIRLSVDESFCLGIKLVRGAYMDKERKLAGKEGRDDPIHQSWAQTNESYNGSLEIMLNLISQNPDRYKIIVATHNEESVRRTITQMDELQISRDGGLVCFGQLLGMCDHVSLTLAQQGFSVYKSVPYGSVDDTLPYLARRAQENRAVLQGIRKERDLLRRELWRRLQGKFSGSK from the exons ATGGCTTCGGTTCTAATGCCACACACTTTACGCTGCTTCCTGTCTTTGCGTGTGATGGGTGCACCCCCTCGAAAATTGACATCAGAGCGTTCAGGATTTGCCCCCATCAGGAGTCAAAACTTCAGATTCCCAGTTCCATCTGCCCCACTGACCTTTGAGGATCCACAGGCATTCCGGGAGAAGAGCTTATGGGAGCTTGTACGAGCGCTCGGAGTTTTCAGGCTATGCTCTTTTCCTTTGCTGGTCAACCACTTTGGCAAG ATCATGTCTTTTGCACGG ACCGTCCTTGGAAAGAGGGGTTTCAGCATGGTCCTTCGTCCA TTTGTGTATGCTCAGTTTGTAGCAGGGGAAACGGAGCCTGAGATTGACAAGTCCTTGAGGAAGATGAGCTCACTGGGACTTAGGCCTATGTTGGCTGTGCCCATTGAGGAGGACCTAGGAGAGAGCACTGG AGAGCAAAGGTACGATGACAACTTGGCGTCCATGTTGGAATGTGTACGCATGTCCCACAGCAATTCTTGGAGCAAAGATCCCATGATGCAGCTGAAGATCACAGCACTGGTCAGCCCAGAGCTTTGT GTTAAGCTGACATCTTTGATGAAGGAACAAAAGTATGATCTTAACTTCTTTGTTAAAGCTATGGATAAAGAGGTA GTGGTTACATTTCCTGGCCTCAGCGAGAGTGAAAACGCACATTTTCTGCGTGGCCTGTGCAGACTAAATCAAATAGGACAG GCCAGTATTAACAAAGTCAGAGTTCTAGTTGATGCTGAGTATACATACATGAACACTGCCCTCTCAGTCATCACCATGGCGATGATGAAAAAGTTCAATCAAGAGGACGCCTGGATCTGGAACACTTATCAATGCTACCTAAAA gAGTCAAGAGACCTTTTGCTCAACGCCATTCGCCTGTCTGTGGATGAATCTTTCTGTCTTGGAATTAAACTTGTACGAGGTGCCTACATGGACAAGGAGAGGAAGTTGGCTGGCAAAGAAGGCAGAGATGACCCCATTCACCAAAGCTGGGCGCAAACAAATGAAAG CTACAACGGCTCTCTGGAAATTATGCTGAACCTCATTTCCCAGAATCCAGACCGCTACAAGATCATTGTTGCAACTCACAATGAAGAGTCCGTTAGGAGGACTATAACACA GATGGATGAGTTACAGATCAGTCGAGATGGGGGTTTGGTGTGTTTTGGCCAGTTGTTGGGGATGTGTGACcatgtgtctctcactctgg CCCAGCAGGGTTTCTCAGTGTACAAATCTGTGCCATACGGTTCAGTGGACGACACACTGCCATACCTGGCACGTCGAGCGCAGGAGAACCGCGCTGTACTGCAGGGCATCCGCAAGGAGAGAGATCTGTTACGGCGAGAGCTATGGCGCAGACTTCAGGGGAAGTTCAGTGGCTCTAAATAG